The window AGCGAGCGCCGGAACCTTGAAGTCGTGCATGCGCTGTGCGATATTCTTGACGATCTTGCGCCGCCGCTCGAATCAGGTGAGCCGCGCCGTTCGCTCATCACCTTCGTCACCGATCGACCCGGCCATGATCGGCGGTATGCCATTGATTCATCCAGGATCAGGCAGGAGCTTGGTTGGGAACCGGACGTAACCTTCGAGCAGGGCCTGCGCGAGACGATTCAGTGGTATCTCGAGCATCCGGAATGGTCTGCTTCAGTCCTTGACGGGTCTTATCAACAATATTACGAAAAGATGTATAAGGATCGGTGATCAGTTGGCTGGAGGCTGGAGTTCAGGCTATTTGCGGCGGGCTGACTTGTTATCTAATTTCATCTAAACATAAAACTTGACTTGAATTAGGATTTTTAATTATGCCTGGAATCAAAAAGGGAATTGTACTGGCCGGCGGTGCCGGCACCCGGTTGTATCCACTGACTCTTGTTGCCAGCAAGCAATTACAGTCGGTTTATGACAAGCCGATGATTTATTACCCTTTGTCCACCTTAATGCTTGCCGGAATCAGGGATATCCTGATCATTTCAACACCACATGATACGCCGCGATTCAAAGAGCTTCTCGGTGATGGTTCGCGCTTTGGTATTAACCTTTCCTATGCGATTCAACCCGAGCCGAAAGGGATCGCCCAGGCCTTTCTGGTCGGTGAGGAGTTTATCGACAAGGACCCGGTTGCCCTGATACTTGGGGATAACATTTTTTATGGCCGTATCGATCTCGTCCGGATATTTTCTGAATTCAAGAAAGGCGCAACCGTTTTCGGTTATCCGGTCAAAGACCCGGAACGGTATGGCGTTATCGAATTTGACAAAAATGGAAAAGCGATCAGTATTGAGGAAAAACCGGTTCAGCCAAAATCTCATTATGCCATTCCGGGGTTGTATCTTTATGACGGCAAAGTAGTTGAACTGACAAAGAATTTAAAGCCGTCATCCCGCGGTGAACTTGAGATTACCGATCTGACAAGTCTTTACCTTGATCAACATGAACTCGATGTTATAAATCTTGGTCGCGGGGTCGCCTGGCTCGATACCGGGACCCATTCAAGTTTACTTGAGGCCAGCCACTTCATCGGCACGCTGGAGGCACGTCAGGGGCTCAAGATTGCCTGTCTTGAAGAGATCGCATATCGAATGGCCTTTGTAAACAAGCAAA is drawn from Desulfuromonas sp. and contains these coding sequences:
- the rfbA gene encoding glucose-1-phosphate thymidylyltransferase, producing MPGIKKGIVLAGGAGTRLYPLTLVASKQLQSVYDKPMIYYPLSTLMLAGIRDILIISTPHDTPRFKELLGDGSRFGINLSYAIQPEPKGIAQAFLVGEEFIDKDPVALILGDNIFYGRIDLVRIFSEFKKGATVFGYPVKDPERYGVIEFDKNGKAISIEEKPVQPKSHYAIPGLYLYDGKVVELTKNLKPSSRGELEITDLTSLYLDQHELDVINLGRGVAWLDTGTHSSLLEASHFIGTLEARQGLKIACLEEIAYRMAFVNKQKMAEIISETPASSYREYLESVITAI